The genome window GTTATCAGCTACAGTATTAGTATTTATATTTAACTGGAGTAGAATGACTAACAAATTAAACACAATAAACCAAGGATTAAAAGATGGAATAGCTATAGTAAGTGTTGCTGTAATTATTGGGTTTGGATTTGTGGTTCAAAATGCACCTGCATTCCAAAGCTTTGTGAACTTTGCTCTTGGATTAAAGATGCATCCATATTTTTCAGCAGTTGTAGCTACAGAAATTGTAGCAGGTATTACAGGTTCTTCTAGTGGTGGTCTTACTATATTCCTTAAAGCTTTAGGGCAACAATATGTTGATCTAGGTGCAGATCCGGCTGTACTTCATAGATTAACAGCAATAGCAGCAGGTGGCTTAGATACTCTTCCACATGCAGGAGGTATATTCATACTTATGGGTGTTGCAGGTCAGAGCCATAAGGAAAGTTATGGACCAATATTCTGGACAACAGTTGCTATACCAATATTAGTAGCTTTTATATGTACATTTGTAGCAATAGCACTTTATTAAGAAAAGCTTCTATATTGCATTAAAAAGTAGTTTTTTTGAAACTTATTACGGTCAAGTTCTTTTATATAAAAGATACTAAAGTAGAACTTTAATATTCGTTATAAAAAGATTAAATCCATGTGGATTTAATATAAATAAAAAATAATAATGGAGGGTGAATTTCACCCTCCTAAAATCAAGGAGGTTTTATTATGAGTAAAAGAATTTTAAATTGTGCAATAACAGGTTCAATTCACACACCATCTATGTCACCATATTTACCTATTACACCAGATCAAATAGCTCAAAATGCAATAGATGCCGCAAATGCAGGAGCAGCAGCTGTGCACATTCATGCAAGGGATCCTGAAAACGGAAAGCCTTCATCAGATTTAGGCCTTTACGAAGAAATAATCGATAAAATAAGAGCTAAAAATAAAGATGTCATAATATGCATCACTACTGGTGGCGGTGCAGGCATGACAGTAGAGCAAAGAGCTTCAGTAGTGCCAAAGTTTAAGCCTGAACTAGCTTCTATGAATGCAGGTTCAATTAACTGGGGACTTTTTCCTGCAGCAGCAAGAATAAAAGAGTTTAAATATGATTGGGAAAAACCAATGCTAGAAATGACTAAAGGCTTCATATTCCAAAACACTTTTGCAGATATGGAAGGCATATTAAACATTATGAATGAAAACGGTACTAAGCCAGAACTTGAGTGTTATGATGTTGGGCATCTTTATAACGTAAAGTTTTTGCAAAGTGCTGGGCTTATAAAAGGTAAACCATATCTTCAATTTGTACTGGGAATAAATGGTGCATTAGCAGCAACACCATATGATTTACAATACATGAAAGAAACAGCAGATAGGCTTTTTGGTGTAGGCGGATATGAATGGTCTGCATTCGGTGCAGGAAGAGCAGAATTCCCAACTTGTGTTCAAAACTTATTCCTAGGTGGTCATGTAAGAGTAGGAATGGAAGATAATTTATATTTAGGTAAGGGAAAAATGGCAGAAAATAATGCACAGCTTGTAGAGAAAATGGCAAGATTAATGAATGAGCTTGATTTTGAAATTGCAACCCCAGACGAAGCAAGAGAAATTTTAGGTATTAAAAAATAAACAAAAATACAAACATTATAATTAATATTTTAACAATATAAACAGAATAACTAAATAATCGATTTGAAAGGAGATTATTATGAGACTAGCCATAATGGGAGCAGGTTCATTAGGAATAATAACGGGAGCCTATATTAAAAAGGGCGGATTAGATATAGATTTTATTGATGTAAATGTAGAAAATGTAA of Proteiniborus ethanoligenes contains these proteins:
- a CDS encoding 3-keto-5-aminohexanoate cleavage protein, with the translated sequence MSKRILNCAITGSIHTPSMSPYLPITPDQIAQNAIDAANAGAAAVHIHARDPENGKPSSDLGLYEEIIDKIRAKNKDVIICITTGGGAGMTVEQRASVVPKFKPELASMNAGSINWGLFPAAARIKEFKYDWEKPMLEMTKGFIFQNTFADMEGILNIMNENGTKPELECYDVGHLYNVKFLQSAGLIKGKPYLQFVLGINGALAATPYDLQYMKETADRLFGVGGYEWSAFGAGRAEFPTCVQNLFLGGHVRVGMEDNLYLGKGKMAENNAQLVEKMARLMNELDFEIATPDEAREILGIKK